The DNA sequence CGAGATATGTATCGTATGGCATGGATAagagggacgggggggggggggggggaggggcaggagTGCAGAAGGTGTGTGGACGTAACACATCGCTTTGTCAGGTGCGTAAAGCTTCGtttgccggaaaaaaaaaaaaaaagacttgcgaGTTGGGTAAACTGTGGTACCACGAGTGTGTCGCTTTGGTCTCGTATGATGCATTCTGATGGGCTGCGTGGCGACACAACTCCTTTCATTTTGCCCCATGTAACCGTACAGCTATCTCCGCCTGCACTTTTCAGCGAATGGTAAAAATCCTGCGATATACATACCAGTCGATTAAAACATCATTGAGACTCCCGAATAGGTCGTAGGGAAGCAAGTGCAATTCAAATGTTCACAGTGCTGGTGGAGTGCTGTTACCAGACACAGGCTTGCCTCACTCAGCAAGAATCGTGATGACCCACTggtaacatattttttttttaaactgactGTGTGCGCCACACCAGTACAATAAGTTCAACATTCCATGCCGATTTGTGTAATCGACAGTACAGAAAGTGTCATAGTGAAGTCTTAGAAAGTGTCGAACACTTAACCTATCGCTCGAGTGTTAGTTCATGGAGCCTTTTTATTGACAAAACAGCTTGCAGTCTTTCCCACTAATTGCTGAAATGTTTCCTTTAACAAACATTCTCGCCCAGAAAATGAGCAAATATATTATTCAGTTCCTCAAGCCCATGTAATTGCCGCAGATAATGCAAGGAATCGCGCACTCACTTTGCACACCTGCCCTGCAGTAATGGCAATGCAGCTGAGGTGAGGGTATGCCCATGTGCATAGATGAATTGGAAAAAAGTCAATTGTGCTTTTACCAACATGCAGTTCTACATATACAAGTGCTGCACAGTCATATTCTTTTACACAGTACATGCACACAAGAGGTGCTTCTGTTTCCAAGTACAGCAAGTTGCAAGAGCTTTCATTGTACTGGCAGCCATTTTGATTTGCAAACAGTGATACATTAATGCTTTGGCTACAGAGGTGCAATAGCCATGCCCTgcttccaacaggcactatgACAGAGAAGGAGCCACTCATGAAAAAAGGGGCAGTTCACCAGCTCGAATGCATTCATCTATCCATTCACTATCCACTTCCAACACTTCGTCCGAAGTATCCATGCCATACGAATCAAAGACTGAATTCTCAGCTTCCCCATCCCCTGTAGAGTTCAAAACCTTACCACCATGCAATCTAATAATTAGTCTATTTAATTCGCTATCCTCGCTCAGTCTCAATGTGCAGTTTCTGAATAGGCCCCAATCTGGCCGTGAGACAAAGTTCTCCTGCTCAAACTTAAATATGAACCCTGGTAAGTCATCAACATGGCTCCACGCCTCTTTGGGAATGGTTGCAAAAAGTTCCTGCAAAGAACTTGCCGTCACAGGGGCCGTGTAGCTATCACCATATTCATCAAACAAGCTCTTCAGCCGGTTTTCTGTTTCAGTGCAGGAGCACCACAGGTCTGCTGGCTCCCATGGCCGTAGCTCAGGGGAACTGAGAAGTGCAAGAAACTTGTCTGCTTTAACAACATCCCATTTTCTCGATTTGATGAAACTGCGTGCCCTGAAGTTTAGCTTCTCTGCAACAACACAAAATGTTTCCTTGCTGGGATTTTGGACAATGGTGCCTCCCAATTCAGCGACCTGGACTTCCAGCATCTGCTTTGTGACATCACCACAGCCAGTCAGAATACACAGCTCTTTTCCCTGAAGAGTACTTCGCTTCTTCACTGCATCAGACAAATTGGCTGGCTGAAAGTGTGTGCCTAAAGACGCCTTTACGCTGGCTCCGATGCGCCTCTTTTTTGCTGGTGaaccaccatcatcgtcatcatagcCAACAGTGGCAGTAGCCAGTTTCCCACCAGCTGCCTTCTCTAGTTCACAAAGCTCTGAATATGACAGCACATCTTGCCATGGCTTATCATGGCGAATGGCAGCCACACGAGGAAATCGCAATGTTATACCTGTCCTGAACTGACTACTACGAACCAGCTCCGAAGCTTTTATCTGAAGCACTACAGAGTCTGATGGCTCAAGGTATAAGTCTGGTTTTTCTTTAAGGCCCTGCGCAAGTACAAGCTTTTCTGGAGGTCTTTTCGGGTCATAAACTTTCCATTTGGATGTCAATTTGGCAAGCAGGTCATCCAGTTCTTTCAAGCTGTACCCCGAGCCCACTTTTGCTACTGACCAGAAAGACTGTGGCATACCATTGTCGTCGCAGTCTCCACTGGCGACACCCAAGAGAAAGTGAGAGACAATACCACTGCGACGTCCTTCTCCAAAATACCCACCGAGAATAAGCATGTCTAGATCTGAAACTAAGTTGTCCACATACTCTGGCTTGAGTTTTAGCCAGCCAGCTTTTCTTGCATTAGGTTTGTAGACAGAAGAAAGCCTTTTTAGAACAATGCCTTCTTCTTGGTCTTCGATTGATTGGTTTAGAAAACGAACAGCATCATCTCGTGTCGAACCATTCTGCCTTTTAGAGATCATTATTCTGCCAGGAACTTCCACTACAGCCTGATCAAGAAGCTTGACTCTCTCCTGAAGAGGCTTGTTGGTGACTACCTGTCCATTCAGGAGGAGTATATCAAAGGTTACAAAGCAGGGCTGTAATGATGAACTCTCTGTTAAACTTTTCACATCTACATGAGAACCTTTTGAAACAAGACGATCATTCCTAGGGTCATATCCTATTACCTCTCCATCTAAGATGCAACTTTTTACATGGCTTTGAAAGGACTTAGCTATGTACTGTgtcaaagatccttcatcagcaTTGGCTCCGAAGCCAGAACTATAGTCATGGCTGCGTCGTGTGAAGTACCTGCAATAAGAGAAAGGAGTCAAAATTGAATGCAGTTGTAATGCAGGCACATAATCAGAAGAAAAGTACACAGAAATCTTATAGAAACAGAACAAAGGATTTTTTATAAGACAAACATGGACACAGGCTTTTATGTAGAAATAGCAAGCAAGGTGAATGTGATAGTCTGATCTGACTGTTCACACTTTTAGAAGTTATTGTATGCCTGTGATAGGTATTAAATAAGATGAATGTGTTCTTGTGTAAAGAAGTCAGAAGCATCAGCAGGGATCGCAATACTTGAAGCTATCAACTACTACAGCTCACTTTCTAAGCCCTGTTACAGCTGCTGCCATACTAACATACAAATTCAAACAAGACAGAGGTTCACAGAAAGATGAAAACAAAGTAATCAGCAATGGTCTAATAATGGATGCTTCAGGATAAGGACAGCACTTTCACAATCAACTTGAATTGTCATCTGGGCAACAACTTTAACATTAAACAACACATTGTTGTCCTGATAAGTACCCTCACTGAAATATTGATGCCAGCCTTAAGCATCCATTGTTCTACCAGCATGGAATGTATTGTAGAATGACCATATTCAGCTACCGCTACCCCTTTCATGTGTCATAGTGCTCAACTAGCCAATCATCTCATCCAGTTTTGCTCAATCAACCGCTAAGCACGCACTGAAAGTGATATTGCCGGAAGTGACTGCCACAGACTGTCTCCAGTGCTGATCTGTAAGGCAAAAATCTTTCATTGCCCACCTCCATATTCTGGATAACCGTATGCACACACCTGAACTCTGAGCCATTCTTGTGCACCTgcagccgctcgccatcaaacTTGGTCTCGGCGAAGAAGGGCTCGTGATTCAAGAGACGCTCGACAGAGCGCGGCTCTGCTCGCTCGGCCAGCATTGGTCGCACGGCGTTGAACAGTGCGACTTGAACAACGTGCTGCCGAATTTTCGGGTCTTTCAGTTCTCTACAAACCTTCGAGAGACTGCTGCTGTTGTCAAAAACGTCCTGCGCGTCCGGATGATAGCAGGAAAGGATACTCCCTTCGCTCATGCCCATTTTCATCTCCTTTAGAATCATTCTCACCAGCCACTTTTGTTCTGCGGCAGAAGTACGGCGCAGCAGCGTGCATAGCGCATCTCTCGTCCGTCGACTGCCTTCGGTGCCGCCGTGAGCGTGTGCATCAGACACTTCATCCAAAAGCTGATTGACGTCGGCTACTGTGAGCGTCCCTTTGGTCGGGCAGCGATTTCGCAGCACCAAATATGCAACGCTGGCGAAGTCACCAGCCTCTGCTTTCGCCACGTGAGGCGTTCTGTAGCGCAGCAACTTCTGAGCGTCTGGACTGTCCTTGCCGAGGGCGAGCACGTCGATATAAAGTTTGGCCAGAGTGGCTTCTTTGATTCCATAAGCCGGTCGATCCCTGTCCAGGTGCGGTAACAGAAGCCGCATAGCGGGAAAGAAGGAATCATCGGCTGCAGCTTGAACTCCATTCGCGGCGTGCAGTTTGTCGTGAAACTCGCGCCAATACGCGATGAACTTCTCCAGCAGGTTCCGCTTGTCGCCCCTGTCCTGCTTGCCGGAAATCTTGTCGCAGAGCTTGCACAGGTCACCGAAAGGAACTTTCTGGGCGACGGTGATTAAAAACGTCGATGTATCCATTGTAGCTTGTTTCCGAGGAGCCGTCTTCGAATGACCCTTCGAGTGTAATCGACTATTTCAAGAACACTCTACAAGGCACGAACGCATTCACGAAGTTTCATTGCACACAGCATGGCATGAAAGCGCGGCTGGCTCGTGAGATTTGGGATAATGATATTGTATTACCACATGAATCGTTGACAAAATAAACATAACATTCTCAAGTGTAGGCAACGATTTGTCTAGATCGCGGTCCACACAGCGCGTCGTAGGAACACCTCACTTTTTTTGTACATTTATCACTGGCAGCCTGCAACGAAGAGTACTGTGCGGTTGGAACAAGAGGGCAAACAACTGATCCCTACTAAATTACAGGAACAATGCGTAAACTTATGGCGCCATGATTGGCACACACAGC is a window from the Dermacentor variabilis isolate Ectoservices chromosome 3, ASM5094787v1, whole genome shotgun sequence genome containing:
- the DNAlig4 gene encoding DNA ligase 4, producing the protein MDTSTFLITVAQKVPFGDLCKLCDKISGKQDRGDKRNLLEKFIAYWREFHDKLHAANGVQAAADDSFFPAMRLLLPHLDRDRPAYGIKEATLAKLYIDVLALGKDSPDAQKLLRYRTPHVAKAEAGDFASVAYLVLRNRCPTKGTLTVADVNQLLDEVSDAHAHGGTEGSRRTRDALCTLLRRTSAAEQKWLVRMILKEMKMGMSEGSILSCYHPDAQDVFDNSSSLSKVCRELKDPKIRQHVVQVALFNAVRPMLAERAEPRSVERLLNHEPFFAETKFDGERLQVHKNGSEFRYFTRRSHDYSSGFGANADEGSLTQYIAKSFQSHVKSCILDGEVIGYDPRNDRLVSKGSHVDVKSLTESSSLQPCFVTFDILLLNGQVVTNKPLQERVKLLDQAVVEVPGRIMISKRQNGSTRDDAVRFLNQSIEDQEEGIVLKRLSSVYKPNARKAGWLKLKPEYVDNLVSDLDMLILGGYFGEGRRSGIVSHFLLGVASGDCDDNGMPQSFWSVAKVGSGYSLKELDDLLAKLTSKWKVYDPKRPPEKLVLAQGLKEKPDLYLEPSDSVVLQIKASELVRSSQFRTGITLRFPRVAAIRHDKPWQDVLSYSELCELEKAAGGKLATATVGYDDDDGGSPAKKRRIGASVKASLGTHFQPANLSDAVKKRSTLQGKELCILTGCGDVTKQMLEVQVAELGGTIVQNPSKETFCVVAEKLNFRARSFIKSRKWDVVKADKFLALLSSPELRPWEPADLWCSCTETENRLKSLFDEYGDSYTAPVTASSLQELFATIPKEAWSHVDDLPGFIFKFEQENFVSRPDWGLFRNCTLRLSEDSELNRLIIRLHGGKVLNSTGDGEAENSVFDSYGMDTSDEVLEVDSEWIDECIRAGELPLFS